From a single Aricia agestis chromosome 17, ilAriAges1.1, whole genome shotgun sequence genomic region:
- the LOC121735306 gene encoding venom serine protease inhibitor-like, producing the protein MIKSQCPSEEVYRSCAFYEEYFCWTSANRTNRVYRVPKKLGLCRPGCYCKQGFVRSYPGGACIALRRCMSYRARAVLERREEHARTRYYKVTRNFRVDE; encoded by the exons ATGATAA AAAGCCAATGTCCATCAGAGGAGGTCTACCGGTCGTGCGCGTTCTACGAGGAGTATTTCTGCTGGACGTCGGCGAATCGCACCAATCGTGTCTACAGGGTGCCGAAAAAGCTGGGGTTGTGTAGACCAGGGTGTTATTGCAA ACAGGGCTTCGTCCGCAGCTACCCCGGCGGCGCGTGCATCGCGCTGCGTCGCTGTATGAGCTACCGCGCGCGCGCCGTGCTCGAACGCCGGGAGGAGCACGCGCGCACGCGGTACTACAAGGTCACTAGGAACTTCCGGGTAGACGAATAG
- the LOC121735690 gene encoding serine protease inhibitor swm-1-like, with translation MVKDVPSKRFGKQCPTNEEYLLCGSTCPTNCTNINPDCSDDCAEGCFCLTGYVRDANGTCISIDKCPGPSQCGDNEEFVPCATVCPATCRVPEPEVCGAACGMGCFCKDGFYRDERSKKCVTLDNCPAGAIT, from the exons atggttaaagatgtgccctcaaaacgaTTTGGCA AGCAATGTCCCACCAACGAGGAGTACCTGCTATGCGGCTCGACCTGTCCCACAAACTGCACCAATATCAACCCTGACTGCTCCGACGACTGCGCTGAAGGCTGCTTCTGTCTGACCGGCTACGTCAGAGACGCGAATGGAACTTGCATCAGCATTGACAAGTGTCCAG GTCCCAGCCAATGCGGTGACAACGAGGAGTTCGTGCCCTGCGCCACCGTGTGTCCAGCGACCTGCCGCGTGCCGGAGCCCGAGGTCTGCGGTGCAGCTTGCGGGATGGGCTGCTTCTGTAAAGACGGCTTCTACAGAGACGAGAGGAGTAAAAAGTGTGTTACCCTGGACAACTGCCCTGCTG GGGCTATCACGTAA
- the LOC121735691 gene encoding uncharacterized protein LOC121735691 produces MYRFLIIITATLAFGYPQYYETQHFKVGIEYDNSLPMSGGSDRFRHKNNYDPFFVTVTASAKKGYVISYIEVSATADATGEMDFTVIYGRAGTRDLVFQLVSNNSQFLTYSYMAYGIREEEYKKVANIVTIPTNKDISIQTLVSVLLAGHLSTPTQDPSGPLMNPSAQTQPDLHRVAQMGCGSAQDGSQAALQMSNTSLALKHSSEKML; encoded by the exons ATGTACAGGttcctcatcatcatcaccgcGACCCTCGCGTTTGGATATCCACAGTATTACGAGACACAACACTTCAAAGTCGGGATAGAATATGACA ATTCCCTGCCGATGAGCGGCGGGTCGGATCGGTTTCGACACAAGAACAACTACGACCCATTCTTCGTCACTGTCACCGCTTCAGCTAAG AAAGGCTACGTAATATCCTATATCGAGGTATCGGCGACGGCGGACGCGACGGGCGAGATGGACTTCACCGTGATATACGGCCGGGCAGGCACCAGGGATCTGGTCTTCCAGCTCGTCTCCAACAACAGCCAGTTCCTGACCTACAGCTACATGGCCTACGGGATCCGGGAGGAGGAGTATAAGAAA gttgCCAACATAGTTACAATACCAACAAATAAAGATATTTCGATACA GACATTAGTATCAGTGCTGTTAGCTGGGCACTTGTCGACACCCACGCAGGACCCATCTGGTCCTCTGATGAACCCATCAGCACAGACGCAGCCGGACTTGCACAGGGTCGCACAGATGGGCTGTGGGTCCGCACAGGATGGTTCGCAGGCGGCGCTGCAGATGTCGAACACTTCGTTGGCGTTGAAGCATTCCTCTGAAAAgatgttataa